A region of Argentina anserina chromosome 5, drPotAnse1.1, whole genome shotgun sequence DNA encodes the following proteins:
- the LOC126795501 gene encoding deacetylvindoline O-acetyltransferase, which produces MAISNGVTNMLLHEVHIESVQTITPHKITDPRPILSVSAADPTGLGIFQNCLHILLYYTKASQEESGWLHAGWIKESLSRALLEQPLFAGRFRVNDSGEMEIIGNDSGVRLVESRSPMTMAEFLSYKDSREDTEEELVFWKTIDEQSPQYSPLFYVQVTYFQCGGSSVGISCSVVLADLMFKENFLKKWADIHHNLLSDKRLPVTPFYNSINVGKNGKSANHIFVSIPSKKCGKTMIFSVAAENVDLDDDDALKICVEEAESKFGFGKLFVNINSSSCSAIRIKNFRKEGLDKSKIKGIAEVGWDVFGAKEVAFREGNKPAGVSYWFGFISGGLVLAVPSSADGEGAYSVIVTVSN; this is translated from the exons ATGGCAATTTCCAATGGTGTCACCAACATGCTCCTCCATGAAGTACACATTGAATCCGTCCAGACTATAACACCTCATAAGATCACTGATCCGCGGCCGATACTTAGCGTGTCGGCCGCAGATCCTACAGGTTTGGGAATATTCCAAAACTGCCTGCACATCCTTTTATACTACACAAAAGCAAGCCAAGAGGAGTCAGGTTGGCTCCACGCCGGTTGGATCAAGGAGTCACTCTCGAGGGCTTTGCTGGAGCAACCGCTATTTGCTGGCCGTTTTCGTGTGAATGATAGCGGTGAGATGGAGATTATAGGAAATGACAGCGGCGTTAGACTGGTCGAAAGTCGTTCTCCGATGACCATGGCTGAGTTTCTGTCTTACAAGGACAGTAGGGAGGATACGGAAGAAGAGCTTGTGTTTTGGAAAACTATTGATGAGCAAAGTCCTCAGTACTCTCCTCTCTTTTATGTTCAG GTGACGTATTTTCAGTGTGGAGGGAGTTCAGTGGGAATTAGCTGCAGTGTTGTCCTAGCAGATCTTATGTTCAAAGAAAATTTTCTCAAGAAATGGGCTGACATCCACCACAATCTGCTTTCAGACAAGAGACTACCTGTGACACCCTTTTATAATTCCATAAATGTTGGAAAAAATGGAAAGTCTGCCAACCATATATTCGTTTCTATTCCTAGTAAAAAATGTGGCAAGACAATGATTTTCAGTGTTGCAGCTGAGAATGTGGATTTAGATGACGACGATGCATTGAAAATCTGTGTTGAAGAAGCAGAGAGCAAGTTTGGTTTTGGGAAGCTGTTTGTGAATATCAACAGCTCATCCTGCAGTGCAATCAGGATCAAGAATTTTCGGAAAGAAGGACTTGATAAGTCGAAAATTAAGGGAATTGCTGAAGTGGGATGGGATGTTTTCGGGGCTAAGGAGGTCGCATTTCGTGAAGGGAATAAGCCGGCTGGTGTTTCATATTGGTTTGGATTCATTTCTGGTGGACTTGTATTGGCAGTTCCATCTTCAGCTGATGGGGAGGGTGCTTATTCAGTGATTGTCACAGTTTCTAATTGA